One part of the uncultured Bacteroides sp. genome encodes these proteins:
- a CDS encoding DoxX family protein, with amino-acid sequence MNAIKKFLATDQQSWSLLVARLALGLVILPHGMQKALGLFGGYGFSETLGAFQSMGMPLIIGVLVILAEFVGSLGILVGAGTRFMAFSVGLTMAGAAVLGGHINNGFFMNWFGQQKGEGLEYFILVIGLAIVILIGGAGRYAVDNLISKKLK; translated from the coding sequence ATGAATGCAATTAAGAAATTCTTAGCAACCGACCAACAATCATGGTCTTTGTTAGTAGCACGTTTGGCTTTAGGCCTTGTAATATTACCTCACGGAATGCAAAAAGCTCTCGGACTTTTTGGTGGATATGGTTTTTCAGAAACACTTGGTGCTTTCCAGTCAATGGGTATGCCTTTAATTATCGGAGTTTTAGTCATTCTGGCTGAATTTGTTGGAAGTTTAGGTATTCTTGTAGGTGCCGGAACACGTTTTATGGCTTTCTCTGTAGGTCTTACAATGGCTGGAGCCGCTGTTCTTGGCGGTCATATAAACAATGGTTTTTTCATGAATTGGTTTGGTCAGCAAAAAGGCGAAGGACTTGAATACTTTATCCTTGTTATAGGTTTGGCTATTGTCATTCTTATTGGCGGAGCTGGTCGTTACGCTGTTGACAATCTTATTTCAAAGAAACTGAAATAA
- a CDS encoding CDGSH iron-sulfur domain-containing protein, with product MEPKIAKKGPYEVELEAGKTYHWCTCGESKNQPFCDGSHHGTEFKPLAFEAKETGKAHLCGCKHTKNPSYCDGSHHKL from the coding sequence ATGGAACCAAAAATTGCTAAAAAAGGGCCTTATGAAGTAGAGTTGGAAGCAGGTAAAACATATCACTGGTGTACTTGCGGTGAAAGCAAAAATCAACCGTTTTGTGATGGTTCACATCACGGAACAGAGTTTAAACCATTGGCATTTGAAGCCAAAGAAACCGGTAAGGCTCATTTATGCGGATGTAAACATACAAAGAATCCTTCTTACTGCGATGGATCTCACCATAAATTGTAA
- a CDS encoding two-component regulator propeller domain-containing protein: MNRAHSIILFFIFFLTSFFCDAQLDFSTKYYFKNLSIADGLSQNTVNAILQDSKGFMWFGTKDGLNRYDGLSFRVFKFDASTTKSIGNNFITALYEDQKGNIFVGTDAGLYIYSPITESFKRFLLKSDQGTSIEHSVTAIVSDNKGGIWISVDYQGLFYYDPLKGTLTNYFSNKSKKYISANITRFWFDDSGTCWLCLYDDNLYYTKDHFKTLKPFIAADGSQPFKDDIINKLVSGPRHSLYVGSSKGGLKEIDLTTNKVRTLLFKDESGEIIYVREIAFYSKDEIWVGSESGLFIYHLKTGKFTHHTCVNGDPYSLSDNAIYSLFKDKEGGMWIGSYFGGINYYPKQYTYFEKFYSSGNTNRDFGKRVREFCESNDGTIWIGTEDKGLFNYNPVTGNIKPFTNPAIYHNVHGLCLDGDYLWVGTFAKGLNRLNLKTKEVKSYYKGDRPNTLSANDIFTICRSASGTIWIGTTYGLMCYNRKTDDFTRIPELHGKFVYDIKEDSHGNLWLATYANGAYRYDINKKKWTNYLYNKNKSNSLPYNKVLSIFEDSQKQIWLTTQGRGFCRFNPDSDSFTRYDSKDGLPNDVIYQIVEGEKGALWITTNAGLVRFNPQSKTSKVFTVANGLLGNQFNFRSSFKAKNGTIYLGSIEGFIAFNPETFSENKYIPCVAITDFLLFNKAVPVGEAGSPLKTSITYSDAIILDADQNSFSLRIAALSYQAPQMNRLMYKLDGFDKEWLSVTGNSLITYSNLEYGDYVFRVRASNSDGIWNEKETILHIKIRPPFYLSVWAYCFYILFISSSFVYIVSYFRKKSERKHQRQMEKFEQEKKHEIYNAKIDFFTNVAHEIRTPLTLIKGPLENIIKKKNLDVETNEDLSIMSRNTEWLLNLTNQLLDFRKTESQGFRLNFVECNISDLLRETYLRFTPLAKHKKIEFKLDLPETDFYAHVDKEAFTKILSNLFDNAVKYSELYIHTLLEFDSSQQKDTVFRIRVINDGPIIPQNMRDDIFKPFVRYNDNVINKQTTGTGIGLALSRSLAELHQGDLRMDNASNCNSFCLILPIFQNGAINLDMETINNVENEKNNSKVKPIIASDNKSVILVVEDNSDMLSFVVKQLSSTYIVLTAKNGKEALNILDNNFVNLVVSDVMMPVMGGFELCQIIKSDLNYSHIPVVLLTAKTNIQSKIEGLELGADAYIDKPFSVEYLLANIANLIQNREMLRQTITKSPFLDSNAMAITKADEEFLNKLNGIIQVNLHNPDFSIDEMANTFNMSRSSFYRKIKGILDLTPNEYIRLERLKKAAQLLKDGDNRVNEICYLVGFNSPSYFSKCFQKQFGVLPKDFIA, translated from the coding sequence ATGAATAGAGCACACTCCATCATATTGTTTTTTATATTCTTTTTAACTAGCTTTTTTTGTGATGCACAACTGGATTTTTCAACCAAATACTATTTTAAAAACTTAAGTATTGCAGATGGTTTGTCTCAGAATACAGTAAATGCTATTTTACAGGACAGTAAGGGATTTATGTGGTTTGGTACAAAAGATGGACTAAACAGATATGATGGCTTGTCTTTCCGTGTTTTTAAATTTGATGCTAGCACAACAAAATCGATAGGTAATAATTTTATTACTGCACTTTATGAAGATCAAAAAGGGAATATATTTGTAGGTACTGATGCTGGCTTATATATATATTCTCCAATAACAGAGTCTTTTAAACGTTTCTTGTTGAAAAGTGATCAGGGTACGTCGATAGAACATTCTGTTACTGCGATCGTTAGTGATAATAAAGGAGGTATCTGGATTTCGGTAGATTATCAGGGACTTTTTTATTACGACCCATTAAAAGGAACTCTTACTAATTATTTCTCGAATAAATCAAAGAAATACATCTCTGCTAATATAACTCGTTTTTGGTTTGATGATAGCGGCACTTGCTGGCTCTGTTTGTATGATGATAATTTATATTATACCAAGGATCATTTTAAAACCTTGAAACCTTTTATTGCTGCTGATGGGAGTCAACCCTTTAAAGATGATATCATCAACAAACTGGTTTCCGGACCTCGTCATTCTTTGTATGTTGGTTCCTCGAAAGGAGGATTGAAAGAAATAGATTTAACAACAAACAAGGTTCGCACTCTTTTATTTAAAGATGAATCGGGAGAAATAATTTATGTAAGGGAAATTGCATTTTATTCCAAAGACGAAATTTGGGTGGGATCAGAATCGGGATTGTTTATTTATCACTTGAAAACAGGGAAATTTACGCACCATACTTGTGTGAATGGTGATCCTTATTCACTTTCAGACAATGCTATTTATTCTTTGTTTAAAGATAAAGAAGGAGGGATGTGGATTGGTTCTTATTTTGGTGGAATTAATTATTACCCCAAACAGTATACGTATTTTGAAAAATTTTATTCTTCCGGAAATACAAACAGAGACTTTGGTAAAAGAGTCCGGGAATTCTGTGAAAGTAATGATGGTACTATATGGATAGGAACTGAGGATAAAGGACTGTTTAACTATAATCCAGTAACAGGTAATATTAAACCGTTTACAAATCCGGCTATTTATCATAATGTTCATGGCCTTTGTCTGGATGGTGATTATTTGTGGGTAGGAACGTTTGCTAAAGGTTTAAACCGTCTCAACTTAAAAACGAAGGAGGTAAAATCATACTATAAGGGAGATAGACCAAATACATTAAGCGCAAATGATATTTTTACCATTTGCCGTTCTGCTTCTGGTACTATTTGGATTGGAACTACTTATGGATTAATGTGCTATAATAGAAAAACTGATGACTTTACTCGTATTCCAGAGTTGCATGGAAAATTTGTTTATGATATAAAAGAGGATTCACATGGAAATTTGTGGTTGGCAACTTATGCAAATGGAGCTTATCGATATGACATAAATAAAAAGAAATGGACCAACTATTTATACAACAAAAATAAGAGTAACAGTCTTCCATATAATAAAGTCTTAAGTATCTTTGAAGATAGCCAAAAACAAATATGGCTGACAACACAAGGACGAGGATTCTGCCGATTTAATCCTGATTCAGACTCTTTCACTAGGTATGACTCTAAAGATGGTTTACCTAATGATGTGATTTATCAGATTGTAGAAGGTGAAAAAGGTGCGCTCTGGATTACCACAAATGCCGGACTGGTAAGATTTAATCCTCAGTCAAAAACAAGTAAGGTTTTTACAGTAGCAAATGGACTGCTAGGAAATCAGTTTAATTTTCGTTCAAGTTTCAAAGCAAAAAATGGAACTATTTATTTGGGTAGTATAGAAGGGTTTATAGCTTTTAATCCGGAAACTTTTTCTGAAAATAAGTATATTCCTTGTGTGGCTATTACCGACTTTCTACTTTTTAACAAGGCTGTTCCTGTAGGAGAAGCGGGGTCTCCATTGAAAACAAGCATTACTTATTCTGATGCTATTATACTTGATGCTGACCAAAACTCTTTTTCTCTTCGGATAGCAGCATTAAGTTACCAGGCTCCTCAAATGAACCGACTGATGTATAAATTAGATGGTTTCGATAAGGAGTGGCTTTCTGTTACAGGAAATTCTCTCATCACGTATTCAAACTTGGAATATGGAGATTATGTATTCCGGGTAAGAGCATCTAATAGTGATGGAATATGGAATGAAAAAGAAACTATCTTGCATATTAAAATCCGTCCGCCATTCTATCTTTCGGTATGGGCTTATTGTTTTTATATATTATTTATTTCTAGTTCTTTTGTATATATTGTCTCTTATTTTAGAAAGAAAAGTGAAAGAAAACATCAACGTCAGATGGAGAAGTTTGAGCAGGAAAAGAAACACGAAATCTATAATGCAAAAATAGACTTCTTTACAAATGTGGCGCATGAAATTCGTACTCCGCTTACATTGATTAAGGGCCCTCTTGAAAATATCATTAAGAAAAAGAATTTAGATGTAGAAACAAATGAGGATTTAAGTATTATGAGCCGGAATACAGAATGGCTTTTAAACCTCACGAATCAGCTTCTTGATTTTCGAAAAACAGAAAGTCAAGGCTTTCGTCTTAATTTCGTAGAATGCAATATTTCAGATTTATTGAGAGAAACTTATCTTCGTTTTACACCTTTGGCTAAACATAAAAAAATAGAATTTAAACTAGACTTACCTGAAACTGATTTTTATGCTCATGTGGATAAAGAAGCATTCACTAAGATTCTCAGCAATTTGTTTGATAATGCAGTAAAATATTCGGAATTATATATACATACATTACTTGAATTTGATTCTTCTCAGCAGAAGGATACTGTTTTTAGAATACGTGTAATTAATGATGGTCCAATAATTCCGCAAAATATGCGCGACGATATTTTTAAACCATTTGTGCGTTACAACGATAACGTTATAAACAAACAGACTACGGGCACAGGAATTGGACTGGCTTTATCACGCTCTTTAGCTGAATTGCATCAAGGGGATCTACGAATGGATAATGCCAGCAATTGTAATAGTTTCTGTCTGATACTGCCTATTTTTCAGAACGGGGCTATAAACTTAGATATGGAAACTATAAATAATGTAGAAAATGAGAAAAATAATTCTAAGGTTAAGCCTATAATAGCAAGTGATAATAAGTCTGTAATATTAGTTGTGGAAGACAATTCAGATATGTTATCATTTGTGGTTAAACAGTTATCGTCGACATACATTGTTCTCACTGCTAAAAATGGGAAAGAGGCATTGAATATTCTGGATAACAATTTTGTTAATCTTGTGGTGAGTGATGTAATGATGCCTGTTATGGGAGGCTTTGAACTTTGCCAGATTATAAAGTCGGATCTGAATTATAGTCATATACCTGTTGTCCTACTAACAGCTAAAACAAATATACAATCTAAAATAGAAGGATTGGAGCTTGGTGCAGATGCATATATTGACAAACCTTTTTCTGTAGAATATCTGCTGGCTAATATTGCCAACTTAATTCAGAATCGTGAAATGCTGCGTCAAACAATCACTAAATCACCATTTCTGGATTCTAATGCAATGGCAATAACTAAGGCAGACGAAGAGTTTCTGAATAAACTAAATGGTATTATTCAAGTAAATCTTCATAATCCTGATTTTAGTATTGACGAAATGGCTAATACATTTAACATGAGTCGTTCTAGTTTTTATAGAAAAATAAAAGGAATTCTTGATTTAACTCCTAATGAGTATATCCGCCTGGAACGTTTGAAGAAAGCTGCGCAATTATTAAAGGACGGAGACAATAGAGTGAATGAAATTTGCTATTTAGTAGGCTTTAACTCTCCTTCATATTTTTCAAAATGTTTCCAGAAGCAATTTGGAGTACTTCCTAAAGATTTTATTGCCTGA
- a CDS encoding pirin family protein: MKTILHKSETRGHANHGWLNTYHTFSFANYYNPERIHFGTLRVLNDDIIAPGEGFGKHPHDNMEIITIPLYGDLEHKDSMGNHGVISAGEIQVMSAGTGLFHSEFNKNKDKEVGLLQIWVFPNKKNVTPRYDQITLADIKKEDELYQILSPDPNDQGVWIYQNAWFHLGDLSEGWKGEYKLKDKKNGVYFFVIEGTVTIAGQKLNRRDGLGVSETEMIEIKTDSKTKLLVMEIPMQ, encoded by the coding sequence TACCATACTTTTAGTTTTGCAAATTATTATAATCCGGAACGTATACACTTCGGTACGCTGAGGGTACTTAATGACGATATAATCGCTCCAGGCGAAGGATTTGGAAAACATCCTCACGATAATATGGAAATTATTACTATTCCGCTTTATGGTGATTTGGAACATAAGGATAGTATGGGTAATCATGGAGTAATCAGTGCGGGAGAGATTCAGGTAATGAGTGCCGGAACTGGTCTTTTTCATAGTGAATTCAATAAAAATAAAGATAAGGAAGTTGGACTGCTGCAAATATGGGTTTTCCCGAACAAAAAAAATGTAACACCACGTTATGATCAGATAACTTTGGCGGATATTAAGAAAGAGGATGAGCTATATCAGATTCTTTCACCAGATCCAAATGATCAGGGAGTATGGATTTATCAGAATGCATGGTTTCATCTTGGTGATTTGTCTGAAGGATGGAAGGGAGAATATAAACTGAAAGATAAGAAGAACGGTGTTTATTTCTTTGTGATTGAAGGAACTGTTACTATTGCCGGACAAAAGCTCAACAGAAGGGATGGACTTGGCGTTAGTGAAACGGAAATGATAGAAATAAAGACTGATTCAAAAACAAAACTGCTGGTAATGGAAATACCAATGCAATAA